The genomic region AAGACCATAAAACGGATAAAGACCATAAAAAGAGTTTCGTTTTATGGTTCTTTCATATACGTTTTCTTTAATTGAATGAACGTTCtgattctcaatttatcaaaatacttCAATTGGTACACGCAAGAAATAGGCTAATTCAGCAGCCTTTTGTTCAATTTCTTGTGGAGTCAAATTCTCATCAGTACGGGTCAAGGGAATGGACCCCTCGCCTTGGATGTCCATATAAAGAACACGACGAGCATAAATACCCTCTTTAACTTCTATTCTAACGGACTGAATATCTTTTATAAGGAATCGGAGGAATATGCGACGATTTTTTCCCGGAAATCCCCAACGAAAAATACAGACTATTCCTTCCTTTCTATCGAATCGATCATAACCACTACCTACATTCCAGGAAATTGTGCACCACAAATAAGAGCTAATAAAGAGACCCGCAATTCCGTAGAAAGACATCACGATTCCTtgtggaaaaaaaatgatttactAAGGTGGAAAAAAAGATAGCATATTTCTACCAAGATAACTGGAAGTTCCAACTAATAAGAAGCCTAATGAACCTAAAAAAAGGATCAAGGCCCAgcaaaaattacttatttttcgAGACCCCGTTATAAGTTCTATCCATATATCGTCTGATCGCCAAGTCATACTTTACTCGATTGCATTTTATTGGAATTGAGATAATACCCCAGAGAAATTTgactttacttttttgtttccGAAGTAACTCTCATCAACTAGCACTAGTTTGAGGTGAACTATCCCTCCCTTAAAAAAGTCGATTC from Solanum stenotomum isolate F172 unplaced genomic scaffold, ASM1918654v1 scaffold7519, whole genome shotgun sequence harbors:
- the LOC125853006 gene encoding LOW QUALITY PROTEIN: photosystem I assembly protein Ycf4-like (The sequence of the model RefSeq protein was modified relative to this genomic sequence to represent the inferred CDS: substituted 2 bases at 2 genomic stop codons), producing the protein MTWRSDDIWIELITGSRKISNFCWALILFLGSLGFLLVGTSSYLGRNMLSFFPPXXIIFFPQGIVMSFYGIAGLFISSYLWCTISWNVGSGYDRFDRKEGIVCIFRWGFPGKNRRIFLRFLIKDIQSVRIEVKEGIYARRVLYMDIQGEGSIPLTRTDENLTPQEIEQKAAELAYFLRVPIEVF